The DNA region TCGCGAGCGCTGGCTGCACTCGCAAGCCAAGCTGGGGTTCCACGCTCCCGCCTTCCCTGGGTTGAGCGCCGCCGAGCTGACGGAATCGATACAGCGCCAGAAAGATATCTTTGCCGCGTCCGGATTCGACACTGCTTTCGCAACCCGGGCTCTTTCCACGCCCAACAGCCGAGTATGGACCCCGAGCATCGAGGAGTTGCTGCGCGCGCGAGTGATCACGCATGTCTCGACTGGCAGCGAATTTGCCGCATCCGGCTACGGCGCCAACCTGACGCGGCAGGAAGCGGCCTCCCAGTTTCAGGAAAAACTACCGATTCTCGTCACGCTGCGCGCCGTTTCGTCAAAGGATTTTGATTCCATCATCGATGGCTTCTTTTCGGGTTACCAGGAGGGGCAGACGGAATCCGAGCTGATCGACACGGCGCGAAACCACTTGCTTGCTGTTGTTCAAGCCGACATTCCCCTTGCCGATGACGCTGTTCTGGTCGAGCTCGGAAGGCTGTTGGTTGACGAGTATTCGTCGCTCGCCGGCAAGGACCCGTCGCTCTGCTACCAATATGCATCGGGAGCCGTTGACATCGATACTCACAATCTTCCGGCGGCACTCGTTGAGCGCGAGCTCGCATTGTACGAGCGCGTGCTCGAGACCGCATCCCAAAGGCCTGCTCTATCGCAGCAGATCGGAGACGCGCTCTGGGCCAGGGTGAGTGCTGAGGTCCGCAGGCGTGTCGGGGCACAGAAGCTCGGCCTCCTGACCACCGGCAATGTCTCAGCCGCCCAATACGCGGATTATTGCGCTGCGGCGATCGCCTTCTACCAGGAGATCACAGGCCTCAAGGAGGCGGACGGCGCCGCATTGATGCGGCAGACCTATGGAAGCAAATGATGCCGGTCGACCCCGGCGATGAAACGGCCGGCTGCCGCCGCTGCGAACTGGCCGCGGCGAGGACTCGGCACCCGGCGGAACAGATCTTCCGCCGGGCGAACGGCATCAGCGGCGCTTCAGTGGTGATGGGCCGAAACGCTCTTGACGCATTCGGACAACAGATCACCCGGCGCCGAACGGCCGAGGTCGCCGAGGCTCAGGATGCCGACCATCCGCTTGGTCTTGTTCATCACCGGCAACCTGCGAACCTTCAGCCCCTCCATATGCCGCACCGCTTTCGCGAGGTCATCGTCCTCGCGGCAGCAATGGATGCCAGGCGTCATCACGTCGCGCGCCGTCGCGCGGCGGGCATCGAAGCCGTCTTCCGCGAACCCTTTGCAGACGATGTCGCGGTCGGTCACCATGCCGATCAGCCTGTCGTTCTCTCCGATCGGAATGGCGCCCACATCATGGGTGCGCATCAATTTCGCGAGCTCGGTCACAGGGGTCTCCGGACCGACCCATTCGACGCCTTTATGCATTGCGTCTTTGACTTTCATGGCGGACCTCCATTGCTGGATTTGGGTGCACTCGATGGAACGCAGCACCGCCCCCCGCCTCTGCGGTCGACTATACAACGGGTCGCGTCCTAATGCACGACGGCCTCGAGGTCGCAGGGCTAGGACTCGTCCGCCAGTGTTGCACCGCAACAGGCGGGAGCCTCCGACGATCGGATCCTGCCGAGGCAGGCATTTCGGCGATCGGACCGAGATGGATATCCCGCCGCAATGGCTTGACCTAAGACGATTGCCTCGCAAGCATCACGGGACTCGCTGAATGCGCATTTTGGTCGTCGGCGCCTACGGTCTGATCGGCACCTCTATCGTTTCGCGCCTGCTGGCGGAGGGCCATGATGTGGTCGGCGCCGGGCGAGACATCACGGCTGCGCGCCGACGTTTCCCCAAGGTGTTTTGGACGCATGCCGATCTGGGCACCACCTCGGTGGAAGAGTGGGCGTCGCTACTTCGACAAGTCGATGCCGTCGTCAACTGCGCGGGCGCGCTGCAAGACAGCCCGCGTGACGACCTGCGCGCCGTCCATGTGGAGGGGGTTCGAAGGCTCGCGGAAGCTTGCGGCATTGCCGGCATCTCCCGGTTCGTCCACCTGTCGGCAGCCGGCGTAACGGACGATCGAGCGACGGCGTTCAACCGCACCAAATTCGCCGCCGAGGCCATTCTCAAGCGAGCGGATCTCGATTGGATCATCCTGCGCCCGGGCCTGGTCCTGGCGCCGGCAGCCTATGGCGGCACGGCCCTGCTGCGCGGGCTGGCGGCCTTTCCGTTCATTGTGCCCCTGGCTTACCCATCGAGCATTGTGCAGCTCGTCTCGGTAGAGGACGTGGCTGCGGCAGTCTCGCGCGCCCTCTCCGCGGATGCGCCGGTGCGGATCAGCGTCGACCTCGTTCACGCCGAGCCGGTGAGCCTTGCGATGTTGGTCCTCGAGCTCAGAAGCTGGCTTGGTCTACCGCAAGGTCGAATTTTGCACCTGCCGGCCGGAGTGGCGCAGATTGCCGCGAAGGCAACCGATGCGCTCGCCTGTCTCGGCTGGCGAAGCCCGATGCGCAGCGCCGCGCTCGAGCAGCTCCGGATGGGCGTTCGGGGCGATGCGAGCGAGGCGCATCGGACGCTTGGCTTGGAGCTGCGATCGCTGCGGGACATGCTGAACGGCTGGCCGGCTGGAGTACAGGAGCGGTGGTTCGCCAAATCCTACTTTCTGAAACCCGCGATCCTGGTGACGCTGTTCCTGTTCTGGTTCCTCTCGGGCTTGGTCAGCCTGCTCGTCAGCTTTCCCGAGGCTGTGTCCATCTTCACGGTTGCCGGCATTCCGCCACTCATAGCCAAGGTCGCCGTCGTGTCGGGCTCGATGGTCGATATGGCGTTGGCCGTGGCCGTCGGCTTCCGCAGATCGGCCTCTCCCGCACTCCAGGGGATGCTTCTGGTTTCCGCAGCATACTTGATCGTTGGCACGCTGCTGCGACCGGATTTGTGGCTCGATCCTCTTGGGCCGTTCCTCAAAACCATTCCGGCCGCGCTGCTTGCTGCATCGGCGCTGGCAATTCTGGATGAGCGATGATGGATGTCTATACGGTGCTCAGAGTGGTGCATGTGATCGGCGCGACCGTCTTGTTCGGCACAGGCGCCGGCATCGCTTTCTTCATGCTCATGGCCCATCGCACGCGCGACCCGGCCGTGATTGCCCACACCGCCGGCATCGTCGTCATCGCGGACACGATCTTCACCGCATCGGCCGTCATTTTGCAGCCCCTCACGGGAGCGGGGCTCGCGCGCTTGGCGGGCTTTCCGTTGCTGAGCGGCTGGGTCGGCCTCAGCTTGGTTCTCTATGTCGTGGCCGGTATGTTCTGGCTTCCGGTCGTCTGGATTCAGTTGCGGATGCGGGACCTGGCGCGCGCGGCGGTGCGCAGCTACCAGCCTCTGCCTCGTGCCTATTTTCATCTCTTTCGGGTGTGGTTCGCCTTCGGCTTTCCCGCCTTCGCTGCCGTCGTCGGGATCATCTGGCTGATGGTTGCGAAGCCCGATCTGTAGGCTCCCCCCGGCGCAAAAGCTGGGAAGCCGCGGGGATGAAGCAGAAAGCGTAGTGCAACCGGTGCGGCCTCCTGGGCCCTCGGTGTGATCGTCGCTGCGTCAGCCGAGGCGCGGCATGAGTTTGAATATGTGTGTGCTTTGCCATCCTTGGCTGCGTGGAAAAACGCTCCATCCATCTGTTGACACGTGCAAGACGGTCGGTCATCTTGCATTCATGATAGCGCGAAGCAAGCGTACGGAAATCGTCGAACGCGGCCTTGATTTGGTCCATCGTGGTAGCTTTGCCAGTTCGGGTGTAGCCGCCATCACTGCGGCTGCCGGCGCCCCAAAAGGTTCCTTTTACAATCATTTTGAAAGCAAGACGGCGTTCGGCATCGCTATCGTAGATCAATATTTCGACAATGTTCGCTCGACCTTAGGAAGTATACTTAGTGAAAATACCGATCAGCCGATCTTCGGAATTCGGCGGTATTTTTCGCTGTTACGGGAACTCGGAGCGCGCGATCGCTATGCCAGAGGCTGCCTGATCGGCAACCTCGGCGCGGAATCGTCCTCAGCGGAGGACGCTATTCGTCTCCACCTCAATCGCCGCTTGGCGGAGTGGACATCGATCCTTACAACCGCCGTAGCGGCAGCTCAGCGGGCCGGCGAGGCGCGGCGGGACGTGCCGGCTGCGGTTCTTGCCGCCATCTTGCTCGACGCCTGGCAGGGAGCCTTGCTGCGGGCGAAGGTCGAGCGCAAGCCGGCAGGCCTCGACGCTTTTCTGGATGTGCTTCTGCCGGCGCTTTTGGGACAAGCTTCAGCATGAGCCTGCTACGATCCGAGCGGGTGACATCACATTTCCGTCGAGTAGTCGGTCCCAACATCGATGTGAGAAGCTCGTCGCCAACGCCGGCGAGACGTTGACCTTGCACCAGAGGTAGGTATCCATGCCTTACGTTCACGTAGCCCTGACGATCGGTCGCTCCGCGGATCAGAAGCGCTCGCTGATTCGCGCAATCACAGATTCCATAGTGCGAGTCCTGGAAGTGGGACCAAGAGACGTTCATGTGTTTCTCTGGGAATTCACCACCGAGAATGCTGGGGTGGCTGGCGAAGAGCCGGGTCCAACGACAATCAACGACGTGACCATCATCCTCAGGCAGGGACGCCATCTCGAAGTAAAGGCTTTGTTGATCAAAGACTTGACGGATACGATCGGGAAACAGCTCGATATCCCATATGAGGATGTCCACATCATATTGTCGGAAGTGCCGGCCAGCAACATCGGTGAAGGTGGCGTACCGATGAAGTCGCCTGCACAGCCCGCATGGCATATGATCGGTCAGGCGGTCCCACAAACAGCGGCATCTTGATGTCCGTGCGGCGACCAAACGGCCCGCCTTCAGCCTGCGAGGAGACGAGCCTCTTCAACGGTACCAAAGACCGTTGCGTTCGCCTGAACCGCCGCCACCGAATTCCGGCAGGTCTTGGTGGACCGGATGTCGACGATGACTTGCCTCAGCGGCGATCGGGCGGGCGCCTCCGGCGCGCGGCCCTCTCCGCCGCCCTCGGGACGTTTCGGTCCCGATCACGCTCCCGAACGAGGGCGATCCACGATCACCGGCTAGTCACGCTCATCATCGGACACGACGTCGTGATGCTCGCTACGTAGGGCGTCGATTTCGTGTGCTGCCATAGCGGTCTTGGCCGGCGCCAACCGAACCGCGGCTTGCCGTGTCCTACTCGGCAGCCATCAAAGCCGAACTGGGCCGAGCACTAAATGGACTTGAGGCTTCCGGCCGATTTCTTGCCGCTCTTTCGGTCATCTTCAAGTTCATAGCTGATTTTCTGGCCTTCTTGCAGGTCGCCCATCCCGGCCCGCTCAACTGCGGAAATATGGACGAAAACGTCCTGGCCGCCGCCATCGGGTTGAATGAAACCGAAGCCTTTTTGGGAATTGAACCACTTCACCGTGCCCGTAGCCATTTCGAAAATCCTGCCGTTGATGGAGGTTACTTCCATAACTCGCGCCTGAGCTGCCGTCCATCATCAGGGGCCATGCACCCAAAAGACTCGCGTCAACCGCAGGTTGAAGCGTCGTTACGCTGCCGGCCGTCAGGCGGCTCGGCCCCTCAGTGGCGCAGGATCTTGCTCAGGAAGGCGCGGCTGCGCTCGGTCTTGGGGGCGGAGAAGAACTCCTCCGGTGTCCCGATCTCGACGATGCTGCCCTGATCCATGAACACGACCCTCCGGGCGACCTTCCGCGCAAAGCCCATTTCGTGGGTCACCACCATCATGGTCATGCCCTCTTCGGCGACCGCGACCATGACGTCCAGCACCTCGCTGATCATCTCGGGGTCGAGAGCCGAAGTCGGCTCGTCGAACAGCATGATCTTCGGGCGCATGCACAGGCTGCGGGCGATAGCGACCCGCTGCTGCTGCCCCCCGGAAAGCTGGCTCGGATAGGCATCGAACTTGTCGGCGAGCCCGACCTTGGCCAGGAGCTCGCGCCCGGCGCGCTCCGCCTCGGCGCGTGGGGTGCCGCGCACATGGATCGGTGCGAGCGTGACGTTCTCGAGCGCAGTCTTGTGCGGGTAGAGGTTGAACTGCTGGAAGACGAAGCCGACCTCGGTGCGCAGCCGGGTCATATTGGTGCCTGGATCGCCGAGGCGCTGACCGTCCACCATCAGCTCCCCGGACTTGATCTTCTCCAGGCCGTTGATGCAGCGGATCAGCGTGCTCTTGCCGGAACCGCTCGGACCGCACACGACCACCACCTCGCTCGGAAGCACGCCGAGCGTGACATCCCGGAGCACGTGGAGCGTGCCGAACCATTTGTTGACGCCACGAAACTCGATCACGCTCTGCTGCCTTCCTCGATGCACGATCTTCGCGTCTTCACAGCTGGACCTCGGCCTGAGCGGCGCTCATGCGGCTCTCGAGCCGGCGGGCGAGCGCGATGAGCGGATAGCAGACGACGAAATAGCCAAGACCCACGATCCCGAAGACCAGGAGCCCATTGGGCACAAGCTGCACCACGAGCCAGCCGACCCGGGTGAGGTCGGTCAGCCCGATCGCGGACACGACGGAGGAATCCTTGATGAGGAGCACGTATTGGCCGACCAGCGGCGGCAGGATGATGCGCATCGCCTGGGGCAGCACCACATGCCTCATCTGCCGCCATCGCGACAAGCCGGAGGCTAAGGCCGCCTCCACCTGCCCCCTGGGCACAGCGCCGATGCCGCCCGCGACGATCTCGCAGATGAAGCAGGCCGCAAGGTTGCTCAGCGCGATGACGCTGGCGCTGAACGCCTCGAGCTCGATGCCGAACTCCGGCAGGATGAAGAAGATCAGGAAGATCTGCACCAGGAACGGTGTTCCCCGGATGAGGTCGACCCACACGCCGATCGCCAGGCTCACCGGGCGGTAGCTGCCTGCCCTCAGCATCCCCATCGCGAAGCCGATCAGCGATCCGGCGAGGAGGCCGATCAGCGACACCGCCACGGTCGTGCCGAGACCGCGGAGCGCCAGGGGGTAGCTCGAGACGACGCTCTGGAGCTGCTGCCAGATCATGCGCGGATATCCTACCGCGCCGGCTGGAGGCCGAGCCGCAGCAGCGACAGCGACGCCAGTCCCTTCAGGCCGTAATAAAGAACGAGGTAGCACGCGGCGGTGGTGAGGAAAGCTTCCGCCGGCATGAAGCGGTCGGACGCGAGGAGTTGCCCGGCGCGCGTCAGCTCGGCGACGGCGATGAGCGAGAGCAGCGCGGAGTCCTTGACCAGCACGATCGCCTGACCGAGCAGCGGCGGGATCGTTACCCTGAAGGCCTGCGGCAGGATGACGAGGCGCATACGCTGGGGATAGGTCATGCCCGAGGAGATGCCGGCCTCCACCTGCCCGCGCGGGATGGACAGAATGCCCGCCCGGATGATCTCGGCCACATAGGCCCCACTGTTGAGCGAAAGGGCCAGGATGCCGACAAGGCGTTCGGGCAGGACGATGCCGAGCCGAGGCAGCCCGAAATACAGAAAATAGAGCTGCGCCAGCAGCGGCGTGGCGCGGATCGCGTCGATGAAGACCGTCGCCGGGGCACGCAGGAGCCTGGCGCGCTGCAGCTTCATGGCGCAGGCGATGATCCCGACCGCCACGGCCCCGGCGAACGCGATCATGGACAGCCACAGCGTCGCCAAGAGTCCATATCCGAACTCGGGCATGGATTCGAGGATGACGCGGAAGCTGAAATTGCCGAGCATGTTGCGGCGACCTTTGCCCAAGATCCGCGCGCCACGAGGGTCGCGCGGATCTGCCGGGAACCGTCGTTTCGGTCAGTGATCCTTCTTCCAGTCGTCCGAATTGACCCAGTAATCGAGGTTCTTCTTGAGGCGGCCGTCGAGCGTCGCTTGATCGAGGAAGAGGTTCATCCAGATCAGCAGGTCCTGCGAATCATACCGGACGGCGAAAGCGAGCGGCTCCTTGGAGAGCATCTGCGGCATGACCGTGAAGGTCCCGGCCGGATAGGCGGCCGACTGACCGGTCACGGCCGAAACGTCGTTGACGCCGCAATCGGCCTGCCCGTTGTTCACCGCGTCGAGCAGAAGCGGGCCACCGCCCTTGTAGCTCTTGATTTCACCTTTCGGGAGGGCGGCCTTGGCCTCCTTCTCGCCCGTCGCGCCGAGCAGCACGGCGATCCGAGTACCGGGGGCCTTGCAATCCTCGGTCGAATTGAACTTGCCGCCCGCCTTGGTGAAGACGACGCTGCCCGTGTACATGAACGGCTTCGTGAAACCGACTTTCATGGCCCGGGCCAAGGTCGGGGTCATATCGCCGACCAAAAGGTCTGCCTTACCCGACAGAAGCGCCGGGATCAGGCCGTCCCAGTCGAAGTTCAGAAAGTTGATCTTCACCCCCATTTCCTTGGCCATGAGCTCGGCCAGCTCGACTGAGCTGCCGGTCCGCGCCCCGGTCTTGTCGACCATCGAAAAAGGCGGCCCCTGCGTCTGGACCGCAACACGCAGCTCGCCGCGCTTGGTGATTTCGTCGAGCGTTCCGGCCTTCGCGCCCACGGCGCCGGCCACATGCAGGAGCGCAACTCCTGCGACGAGCAATTTGGCAATCTTCATTCGACGTTCCTCCTTCTCGATATCCTGCTTCTCAATATCCTGCCCCTTTCGGGCACTGCTTGGGGCGGCGCCCGCGACCTTGCCGATCGCGGCCGATTTCCCGAAGATCATCGTCTCGCTTAAGGGTCCCAGGTCGTCGTGTCGGACACCTGGATGCCGCGCTTGGCCAGTTCCGAAAAGAATGGGCCGTCGGGCACGTGCATCAATGGATTGAGCAAGCCCGAGCCCGCGACCTCGCCGCGCACCAGCATCTGCGCCACGACGCTCGCCGGGCACCCGACGCCGATGCTCATGCCGAACAGGCCCGAGACGAGGTCACGCTCGATGACGAGGTCGGAGGTCACTGTCTTGCGACGACCGCCCTTCACGCCGCGGAAAACGTTGCGCATCACGCACAGATCCTTCTCGGCCGCGCCATATTGCAGCTGCGGGCCGAGCAGCCGGCCGAGGAACTCCCGCGGGCTCACCTTTCCAAGCAAGCCCGGCACCGGCTCTTCCGATAGGAAGCCGAGCTCTTTCAACGGATTCCAGAAGGCGGACCACCCCGGCCAGCGCAGGGTGTAGCGGCCGGTGCGCTGCAGCGTTCCGGCGACGCCGAGCATCTCGGCATAGCGGACCGCGTCGCCGTTCGGCACCGCCTCCAACCTGCCGAGCCCATCCACCTCGATCTCATGGATGAACGGGTTGTTGTGTTGTTGCCGGGCCGGGATCTGGACGGGCTCGCCTTGCTCGAGAAGGACCGAGTCGCGGTTCTGGCTCATCAGAACCATGTCGAAGTTCCAGCTGACCTTGTAGGATAGCGGCTCCGTCCGGGCTTTCGGCTCCGGGATGCCGCCGCAGTAGGAATCGATCACCATGACGCTGTCGAACTGCCGCGCGGCGCGCCGGTAGAGCACGAGGTCGATGCCGGGATCGAGACCGCACTCGGTCATCACGGAGATCCCCGCGGCCTCCGCCGCCGGCGCGAGATCCTTGACGGACTTGGCGTAGTTGGTGGTGACGATCGGCGTGCGCGTCTCGATCGCCGCGAGAACCGCCTCGCGCATCAAAGGCAGCGGCATGAGATCGATGGCAACATCCACATCCCGCATGACGTCCGCAAGGGCTTGGCGCATCGGCCCCTCGGGAACGACGAGGCGCACGCTGCCCGGATCGACAAGGCCCGCAAGCCGGCTGAGGCCGTCGGGCGCCGTGTCCACGCAGACGATCTCCTCGACGCCGGCGCTGTTGGCCAGATCAGCGATCGCCGCCCGCCCCTGCAGGCCCAGGCCTCCGAGAACGGCAACCTTCACGACGGTGCCGATCGGCGCAATTGCGTGTCGGGCTCGTCGGACCAGCACCCCTTGGGCAGGCCCACCCATTTGTTGCAGGACGCCATGACCACGAAGGTCTCGCTGCGCGCGATCTCGCCCGGCTCGCCGACCCTGGGAATGAGCTCGCTCGTCACCCGGTAGAGATCGGCGACATCGTCGGCCACCACCACTTCGGCAATGATGTCGAAGCGGCCCGTGACCACGGAGGCTGAGGTCACGAAAGGCAGATCGGCAATGCGCTGTGCGATCTCGTGGATGCGGCCCCGCCCCAGGGTGTTGATGCCGACGATGGCCGAGATGAGCTCAGGACGGACCGCGAGGTTCAAGAGCCCGACGATCTTGATCAGCTTCCTGTCCACCAGGCCGCGCAGACGCGAGCGTACGGTCGGCGCCGACACGGCCATCTTCTCGGCGAGCCGACTATGTCCGAGCTGAGCATCCTCGCACAGGAGCTTGACCAGCCGACGGTCCGTCGGGTCGAGGCGTTCCCTCACCGGTGAGTCTTTCTCTTTGGAATAAATTGCGAGAGAAAATTTCTCTTGTGAAAAGAATTGTAGAACGAAATTTTTCAAATGGCAAGCTTTAACCCCATGCTTCACGGCAGAGCCTCGTCGCCAAAAGTCGGGCGAGCCGGAAGCCTTGCGCAGTGACTTCCTGGAAATTTGTCGGAACCGGCTCTCCGTTCAGCCCCACCTCTGCCGCCTTGGGCGCGGCTTTCGCGTGAGGGCGGCGAGCGCCGCTTGGCGCGACCGGGCGGCAAGGCGGAGAAGCTCGTCAGCATCGTCGACGATCTCGGCCGGCGCCTCGTAATAGCTCGCCACCGTCACCGATTTCGATCGCCCTGCGTAACTGAAGGGCGCCGCTCCCAATGCTTCGAAGGCAGGCCGGCTCTCCTCGTTCACGCGCAGATACAGCGAGCCTTTGATGACGAAGGCGAACTGAACGCCGTCGGCGAGGAGCGCTGCGCCGCCGAAGAAGCGGGACACCGTGATCGTCCCGAGCGAGCCAAGCTGGATCGCAATCTCCAGCGCCCTGGCGCGCGCCGTATCGAGGCTCATCCCAGCCGGTCCTCTCCGGAAGCGTGGAGGAAACCGGAGACCGCCTGGAGCCGGCCATCCTTGGATAGCGCCCCGAAGCTCGTTCCGGTTTGCAGCACGGCGTCATCCGGGCCATGCAGGGCCCAATGAGCGAGCGTGCGGTCATGGTAGTGCAGAACCGATCGGATACGGAACCTCCCGCCAGGAACGCTCCGCTGGAAGCCGCCCATATAGTCGGAGAGAGAAGCACGCCCCTCGAGCAGGCCATTCGGATCGCAATAGGTGACATCGTCAGCGAGACATGTTGCGAGCTCGGCGTCGCGCCGGACGGCATCCAGGGACCAGATCGCGGAGTAACGCTCCCACAGGGCTTCAGGCGCCATGCTGTTCCTCCAAAGCATCGAATTCGCTGTTGATGAGACGTTTGAGCGCCGCTTTGTCATGGTGCGCTCTGATGAGCACGAGGATTCCCTGGTAGAGGGCGAGCAGCCGCGCCGCCGTCAGGTTCGGATCGGATTCGGGCCGGAGAACCCCAGCGGCTCGTGCCGAGGAAAGACGTTCGACGAAGGTTTCCGACAAGACCTTCAGGCCTTCCCTCACCCCGGCAGGCGGCCTGCCCTCGCCCCCGAACTCGATGGCGGAATTGGTAATCAGGCAGCCGAAGGACTCACCCCTCGGTTCGCGCAGCAGCGAAAGGAACAAATCGCGCAGGCCGCGCAAGCCTGCGGCCGCGCTCGCATGCTCGGCGATGCGACGGCGAAGGACCGCGCGGTTGTAATGCGCGAAGGCAGAAGCGAATAATCCGGCCTTGTCGCCGAAACTGTTGTAGATGCTCCCAGCCTTCAGCCCCGTCGCCTCTTCGAGATCGCGGATCGAGACCGCGGCATAACCCTGGCGCCGGAAGGCATGCATCGCACCCGTCAGCACCACATCTTCGTCGTAAGCGCGTGAACGTCCCATGCGGTTGCCTCGAATCTTGATCACTCATTCTAAAATGAACGATTTAAAAATGATGTCAAGGCCGCGTGAATGCGCCATCGCGGGCTGCTCCGCGAGCGTTTCAAAATCTTGCAGCGATGGTTTCGCGTCGCCGCGCTGCTCGAGCGCCGGAGAGCTCTAAACTAAGGCTGCGCCACAAGCGGCTCGCGATAAATACCGGTTAGGGCCACGCCGTCGACACCGATCAGGCCTCTGTACATGCCGCTGCCGTTGAACGGCAACGCCACCTCGCCCGCTGCGTCCACGGCGATCAGGCCGCCCGAGCCGCCCAGCGCGCCGAGCGCGGCCACCACCTGCTCGGCCGCCGTCGCCAAGCTCTCGCCGCCGATGCGCACCCGGCTGGCGATATCATGGGCGGCCGCGTAGCGCATGAAGAACTCGCCATGCCCGGTCGCCGAGATGGCGCAGTTCTCGTCCGCCCAGGTGCCGGCCCCAAGCACCGCGGTATCCCCGACCCGCCCGGGTGCCTTGCCGGTCATCCCGCCAGTCGATGTCGCGGCCGCGAGTTTGCCCGCCGCGTCCCGCGCCACCGCCCCGACCGTCCCGTGCCTGGCCGCGTCGTCGCGTGTGTCCTCGGCCGTCAGCCGCCGCCGCTCCAGCTCCTCCTGCAGAGCCTTCCAGCGCCACTCGGTGTGGAAATAGGTCGGATCCTCGAAGGCGACCCCCTGCTCCCGGCAAAAGCTTATCGCCCCCTCGCCGATCAACAGCACATGCTCGGAGCGCTCCATCACCGCCCGGGCTGCAAGCACCGGATTGCGCGGCCCCGCGATGCCGGCGACCGCGCCGGCGGCGCGCGTGCTCCCTTCCATCACTGCCGCATCCATCTCGTGCGTGCCGGCCGAGGTATAGACGGCGCCCCGCGCGGCATTGAATTGTGGATCATCCTCCAGCGCCATCACGGCGGCCGTCACCGCATCCAGCGCCGGGCTCCCGGATTGCAGCACGCGGTATCCCGCCAGCAACGCCGTGCGCAGCCCGGCACGGAATTCGGCCGCGGCCTCGGCAGTCATAGCCTCTCGCCGCCGCACCCCGGCGCCGCCGTGAATAGCCAATGAATATCTCATCACGATAAGCTCATATCGGCATTCTCATCAGATCGTCAGCCCAACGCCGCGGACGAGCCTTCATCAACGTAGCTTCTGATCGAGCGCGTCGCGCAGCCCGTCGCCGAGCAGGTTGAACGCCAGCACGGTCACGAAAATGGCTATGCCCGGAAACAGTGTCAAATGATCAGCGACGCCGAGATAGCTGCGCCCGTCGGAGAGCATCGCGCCCCATTCGGGGCTCGGCGGCTGGGCGCCCAGGCCGATGAAGCTCAGCGCCGCCGCGGTCAGGATCGAGGTGCCGATACGCAAGGTGAGATAGACGATCACGCCCGGCAAGGTCCCCGGAAGGATATGATGGAGGATGAGCGGCAAGCGGCGCACGCCGATGCTGCGCGCCGCCTGCACATAGACGGTCTGCTTCAGCGCGAGCGTCGTGCCGCGCACCAGCCGCGCGAACACGGGCATGCTGAACACCGCGATCGCGTAGACCACGTTCGAAATGCCCGGGCCGAGCACCGCCACCACGGCGATCGCCAAGAGGATGCCGGGAAAGGCCAGCAGGACATCGCAAAAGCGCATGACGACGCTGTCCACCCAGCCGCCGACGAAGCCGCTCACGAGGCCGAGCGTTATGCCAGTGAAGCAACCCAGGACCACGGATACGAATCCCACCGTCAGCGATACTCGCCCGCCCCATATGATGCGGCTGAATATGTCGCGCCCGAATACGTCGGTGCCGGCGAAATGGGCGAGCGAGGGCCCCGACAGCACGTTGTCGTAATCGGGGGTCGTCGCGTCATAGGGCGCTATCCACGGCGCCAGCACGGCCGCCAGGATCAATAGCAGGAGCACAATGCCCGCGAGCAGCGGAATGCGCTTGCGCCGGAAGCGCCGCGCGAACTCGCCGAGCGGAGAGCTGATCTGGACGGTCCGGATCGCGATTTCGCTCATCGCAGACGGATCTCCGGATTGAGCACGGCATAGAG from Rhizobiales bacterium GAS188 includes:
- a CDS encoding beta-aspartyl-peptidase (threonine type) (manually curated), whose amino-acid sequence is MRYSLAIHGGAGVRRREAMTAEAAAEFRAGLRTALLAGYRVLQSGSPALDAVTAAVMALEDDPQFNAARGAVYTSAGTHEMDAAVMEGSTRAAGAVAGIAGPRNPVLAARAVMERSEHVLLIGEGAISFCREQGVAFEDPTYFHTEWRWKALQEELERRRLTAEDTRDDAARHGTVGAVARDAAGKLAAATSTGGMTGKAPGRVGDTAVLGAGTWADENCAISATGHGEFFMRYAAAHDIASRVRIGGESLATAAEQVVAALGALGGSGGLIAVDAAGEVALPFNGSGMYRGLIGVDGVALTGIYREPLVAQP
- a CDS encoding glutathione transport system permease protein, with translation MSEIAIRTVQISSPLGEFARRFRRKRIPLLAGIVLLLLILAAVLAPWIAPYDATTPDYDNVLSGPSLAHFAGTDVFGRDIFSRIIWGGRVSLTVGFVSVVLGCFTGITLGLVSGFVGGWVDSVVMRFCDVLLAFPGILLAIAVVAVLGPGISNVVYAIAVFSMPVFARLVRGTTLALKQTVYVQAARSIGVRRLPLILHHILPGTLPGVIVYLTLRIGTSILTAAALSFIGLGAQPPSPEWGAMLSDGRSYLGVADHLTLFPGIAIFVTVLAFNLLGDGLRDALDQKLR